From the Candidatus Eisenbacteria bacterium genome, the window TGGGAAGCGCCAAGACTTCACGGGCGGCAGCCTCGGACTGCGGCATGTCGCCTTCGCGATAGCCCAGCGACGCGAAGCACTGTTGCAGATGGAGCGGAACCGGATAGTAGATCTCGGTTCCCACGCCGCGATCGGTGAGGTGTTGCCGCAGGGCATCGCGCTGTGGCACGCGGATGACGTACTGGTTGTAGATGTGGCGCGTGCGCGCATCGCGGTAAGGCCGCGTCAGGCGGGCGCCCTCGAACAGCTGGTCGTACAGCGCCGCGTTCTTCGCGCGCTTCTCGCTCCAGCGGTCGAGGTGGCGGAGCTTGACCCTCAGGACCGCCGCCTGCAGCGCGTCGAGCCGCGAGTTGGTGCCGACCAGTGCGTGGTAGTACTTGGGCTTGGCCCCATGCTCCCGCAGGAGCCGGACCCGCTCGGCGAGCGCCGCGTCGCGGGCGGTCATGATGCCGCCGTCGCCGAAGGCGCCCAGGTTCTTCGAAGGGAAGAACGAGAAGCAGCCCAGGTCGCCGACCGAGCCCGCGCGCCGCCCCTCCCACTCCGAGCCGATCGCCTGCGCCGCGTCCTCGATGAGGAAGAGCTGGTGCTTGTCGCAGACCGCCTTGATGGCCGTGAGGTCGCAACACTGGCCGTACAGGTGGACGGCGACCACGGCCTTGGTGAGCGGCGTGATGGCTGCCTCGAGGCGGTGCGGGTCGAGGTTGTAGGTCCGGGGATCGATGTCGACGAACACCGGCCGGGCGCCGACGTTGGCGATCGTCCCGGCGCTCGCGAAGAACGAGAACGCTGTGGTCACCACCTCGTCGCCCGGGCCCACTTCGAGTCCGCGCAGCGCGAGCAGCAGCGCGTCGGTCCCCGAAGCGCACGCGATCGCCTGCGGAGAGCGGCAGTAGCGGGCGATCTCCTCTTCGAGGCCCGACACCTCGGGGCCGCCGATGAAGCGCGCGCTGTCGAGGACGCGGTGGACCGCCTGATCGATGTCGTTCTTGATGTCCGCGTACTGCGCCTTCAAATCCAGCAACGGCACCTGCATCATCGCCTTCAC encodes:
- a CDS encoding DegT/DnrJ/EryC1/StrS family aminotransferase, which gives rise to MQVPLLDLKAQYADIKNDIDQAVHRVLDSARFIGGPEVSGLEEEIARYCRSPQAIACASGTDALLLALRGLEVGPGDEVVTTAFSFFASAGTIANVGARPVFVDIDPRTYNLDPHRLEAAITPLTKAVVAVHLYGQCCDLTAIKAVCDKHQLFLIEDAAQAIGSEWEGRRAGSVGDLGCFSFFPSKNLGAFGDGGIMTARDAALAERVRLLREHGAKPKYYHALVGTNSRLDALQAAVLRVKLRHLDRWSEKRAKNAALYDQLFEGARLTRPYRDARTRHIYNQYVIRVPQRDALRQHLTDRGVGTEIYYPVPLHLQQCFASLGYREGDMPQSEAAAREVLALPIYPELTEEQIRYVAACVRDFTDLA